Proteins from one Coregonus clupeaformis isolate EN_2021a chromosome 29, ASM2061545v1, whole genome shotgun sequence genomic window:
- the LOC121545172 gene encoding prostaglandin E2 receptor EP2 subtype, translating into MANYTENDPCHSKLHIDKGNPRISAIMFSAGVIGNLAALILLEIRRRKDQSRQRLSLFHVLVTTLVVTDLMGTCLVSPFVLAAYSFNTTIIAMINTKPPAMCEYFGFCMTFFSLATLFLLFAMALERCLSIGYPYFYGRHITKRCGYITIPFIYLVCAVFCIMPFLGFGDYVQYCPGTWCFIDMNPLMPEDRVYPVLYATVMLILVLSVAACNAFVVYHLVLMYRRRKLNGGSVTTRSKKDRRVLSMSEEVEHLIVLVFMTVIFMICSLPLVIRVYINSVGQRKESHNMDLIALLFLSTNSIVDPWVFIFLSPSVLRYFWGALCKVPLLRSRESFFKSSLGKDTHAQLELCHPSASSEFTQLPVSTQMV; encoded by the exons ATGGCAAATTACACAGAGAATGACCCATGCCACAGCAAGCTGCACATTGACAAGGGGAACCCGCGCATTAGCGCGATCATGTTCTCCGCGGGAGTGATAGGGAACTTGGCGGCTTTGATCCTTCTGGAGATCCGCCGCAGGAAGGACCAGAGCCGTCAGCGACTGTCGCTTTTTCACGTTCTGGTCACCACGCTGGTCGTCACAGACTTGATGGGCACCTGTCTGGTCAGCCCTTTCGTCCTGGCAGCCTATTCCTTCAACACCACCATTATTGCTATGATTAACACTAAACCGCCTGCAATGTGTGAGTATTTTGGATTCTGTATGACTTTTTTCAGCTTGGCCACTTTATTTCTCCTCTTCGCCATGGCGCTCGAGCGATGCCTCTCAATTGGCTATCCCTACTTCTACGGGCGGCACATCACTAAACGTTGTGGATATATCACCATTCCTTTCATCTATTTAGTTTGCGCGGTGTTTTGCATTATGCCCTTCTTGGGTTTCGGGGACTACGTGCAGTATTGCCCGGGAACGTGGTGCTTCATTGACATGAATCCGTTAATGCCTGAAGACCGTGTTTACCCAGTACTGTACGCAACTGTTATGCTCATTTTAGTCCTTTCTGTAGCGGCCTGCAACGCCTTTGTCGTTTATCACCTGGTTTTGATGTACCGGAGGCGCAAACTAAATGGGGGATCCGTGACAACTCGGAGTAAGAAGGACCGGAGAGTCCTCTCCATGTCCGAAGAGGTCGAGCATCTCATCGTACTGGTGTTCATGACGGTGATATTCATGATTTGCTCCCTTCCTCTGGTG ATCCGTGTCTACATAAACTCTGTGGGCCAGCGGAAAGAGAGCCACAACATGGACCTCATcgccctcctctttctctccaccaACTCCATCGTGGACCCCTGGGTGTTCATCTTCCTCAGCCCGTCGGTGCTGCGCTACTTCTGGGGAGCGTTATGCAAGGTTCCCCTCCTGCGTTCCAGGGAGTCCTTCTTCAAGTCCTCCCTGGGGAAGGACACGCACGCCCAGCTGGAGCTGTGCCATCCCAGTGCCTCCTCTGAGTTCACCCAGCTCCCCGTGTCCACGCAGATGGTTTGA